In Desulfosediminicola ganghwensis, a single window of DNA contains:
- a CDS encoding BatD family protein yields the protein MAAVIDMVAIRRTLQSIVVCKNAFALTLCLFVLSAANGMAQDSITASATLNTSSFSVDNAALLTITVNGTRSAEITLPETDGFELIQRGSSKQFNLINGQYSSSITFTCLVRALRPGNYNISPITIEAEGRTIATTSIPFTVTGEASTGGSGASPATRSVADDTSRPAFMAVTLPKDTAYIGELFPIEIKAFFKRGIRANLTSLPELAGDGLVMTQLTDKPAQTQETVDGIVYNVLTWRTNLSTIKVGDHPFRLELQAVEHVPQKRMSTSFFGRQSPFDDDFFDSMLGGYTQRPMKLASKKRSLTVLPLPEEGLPEDFSGAIGKFHVHAYAEPDTVELGEPMTLTISVRGQGNFDRVGPPSFPDNSRGIWRIYSPGSTFHPADDSGLTGEKIFEQAVVARNSDITEIPALSFTYFDPDRGVYVSTETRPVPIQIIKSPTDIPQASAPTVQPSVSQQGNVPARQTTPAKDTEADTTVPAVSGLAPLHLETGAISRTIRPVYDKLPFQLYALACVLLTVIAAILKVRQLQARGTPEEQRRRKRKSLLNSSIANLKQAESGDCSAYLNQCRAVIQQHLGYLWQCEPAAITSASATSRLPQGSPLAEVLKRAEHAVYSGAVLSCEEMAETTQTVKRELENLL from the coding sequence ATGGCAGCTGTCATAGACATGGTGGCAATCAGGCGAACACTGCAATCCATAGTGGTGTGCAAAAACGCCTTTGCTCTGACTCTATGCCTGTTCGTTCTGAGCGCTGCGAATGGCATGGCCCAGGATTCAATCACGGCCAGTGCCACCTTAAACACCAGCTCCTTCAGCGTTGATAACGCAGCCCTTCTCACTATTACCGTAAACGGCACCCGCTCCGCCGAAATAACACTTCCGGAAACGGATGGTTTTGAGCTGATTCAACGTGGCAGCTCAAAACAGTTTAACCTGATAAACGGACAATACTCGTCCTCGATCACTTTCACCTGTCTGGTACGAGCCCTCAGGCCCGGCAACTACAACATATCACCCATCACCATCGAAGCTGAGGGACGGACCATAGCCACAACGTCCATTCCTTTCACAGTGACGGGTGAAGCATCAACTGGTGGTTCAGGCGCATCTCCCGCCACCAGATCTGTAGCCGACGACACCAGCAGGCCGGCTTTTATGGCTGTAACACTACCAAAGGATACAGCATACATCGGCGAACTGTTTCCGATTGAAATAAAAGCGTTCTTTAAGCGAGGTATTCGAGCCAACCTTACATCCCTGCCAGAGCTTGCCGGTGACGGCCTGGTGATGACCCAGCTCACCGACAAACCCGCCCAGACCCAGGAGACTGTTGACGGAATAGTATATAATGTGCTCACCTGGAGGACCAATCTCTCCACCATAAAAGTTGGCGATCACCCTTTTCGCCTTGAATTGCAAGCTGTCGAACACGTTCCACAGAAAAGGATGTCCACCTCGTTCTTTGGCCGTCAATCCCCTTTCGACGACGACTTTTTCGACTCCATGCTCGGTGGCTACACTCAGCGTCCAATGAAGCTGGCCTCTAAAAAACGCTCGCTTACAGTGCTGCCCCTGCCTGAAGAAGGCCTCCCTGAAGATTTCAGCGGCGCCATCGGGAAATTCCATGTTCATGCCTACGCCGAGCCTGACACCGTAGAACTGGGGGAGCCGATGACGCTCACAATCTCGGTTCGTGGCCAGGGTAACTTCGACAGGGTTGGGCCGCCTTCTTTTCCAGATAATTCACGCGGAATCTGGCGGATTTATTCTCCAGGATCAACGTTTCATCCGGCAGATGACAGCGGTCTTACGGGTGAAAAAATATTTGAACAGGCCGTGGTGGCCAGAAATTCTGATATCACAGAGATTCCGGCCTTGTCTTTCACATATTTCGATCCGGACCGGGGTGTTTACGTGAGCACCGAGACAAGACCAGTGCCAATCCAGATAATCAAGAGCCCCACGGACATCCCCCAGGCGTCTGCTCCCACAGTGCAGCCGAGTGTATCGCAACAGGGAAATGTCCCCGCCCGGCAAACAACTCCGGCAAAAGATACAGAGGCCGATACCACCGTACCCGCTGTCAGCGGTCTTGCACCGCTGCATCTTGAAACCGGCGCTATTTCCCGGACAATACGACCAGTTTATGACAAACTCCCCTTTCAACTCTATGCTTTGGCTTGCGTTCTGCTCACCGTCATCGCGGCGATATTGAAAGTTCGGCAACTTCAGGCCCGGGGAACCCCTGAAGAACAGCGCCGCAGAAAACGAAAAAGCCTGCTCAACAGCAGCATCGCCAACCTGAAGCAAGCGGAATCAGGTGACTGCAGCGCATATCTCAACCAATGCAGAGCCGTCATTCAACAACACCTTGGTTATCTCTGGCAATGCGAACCCGCGGCGATTACCAGCGCCAGCGCAACCTCCAGATTGCCTCAGGGCTCACCTCTTGCCGAAGTTCTTAAACGTGCCGAGCATGCAGTCTACAGCGGTGCTGTTTTGAGTTGTGAAGAGATGGCGGAGACTACTCAAACCGTTAAAAGGGAACTGGAGAATCTCCTATGA
- a CDS encoding HAD family hydrolase: protein MKVYDYYLFDADGTLFDTTELICECFQYVAEKHANKQIDRQVIIQAIGSPLRPQIIEHLGADLDIETILDDYLQYQLKAMEHSLTLFPKVQETLKTLKESNKKLAIVTSRKRYSLDVFLKTTGIHDYFDALVTPEDTELHKPNPEPALKAIELLGASKPATVFIGDAKWDVCSGNSAGVDTVFVNWSHTTAGELPEAPTWTIDTMSQLTAPLTER, encoded by the coding sequence ATGAAAGTTTACGACTACTATCTCTTCGATGCCGACGGCACCCTCTTTGACACCACAGAGCTTATTTGTGAGTGCTTTCAGTATGTAGCTGAAAAACATGCCAATAAACAGATTGACCGCCAGGTAATTATCCAGGCCATAGGCTCACCGCTCCGCCCCCAGATCATCGAGCATCTGGGAGCAGATCTCGACATCGAGACTATCCTCGATGATTATCTGCAATATCAACTGAAGGCCATGGAGCACAGCCTTACGCTCTTCCCAAAGGTGCAGGAAACCCTCAAGACCCTGAAAGAAAGTAACAAGAAACTGGCGATAGTCACTTCACGAAAGCGTTACAGCCTGGACGTTTTTCTCAAGACAACAGGTATACATGACTACTTTGACGCACTTGTCACCCCTGAAGACACCGAATTGCATAAACCAAATCCGGAACCCGCGCTGAAAGCGATTGAACTGCTCGGTGCCTCCAAACCTGCCACAGTTTTTATAGGCGATGCCAAGTGGGATGTCTGCAGCGGCAACAGTGCCGGTGTCGACACGGTTTTTGTCAACTGGAGCCACACCACAGCCGGGGAGTTGCCGGAAGCACCAACCTGGACCATTGACACTATGAGCCAACTCACGGCACCTCTCACCGAAAGGTAA
- a CDS encoding LysR family transcriptional regulator, whose product MELYQLKTFVMVAGEEHLTRAARRLHASQPTVSGHIKALEDELGVNLFLRTPKGMILTQDGRALQAHAEQVLEAATGMARAAELMRGSVRGDLRIGINTEPESLYIPELFDEMARNHSQVTMHILQAMSAEVPERLEKGVLDCAFVYGPVVSDRLFAVELARFRVVVAGPGRWREKMLKSGAAGLGELPWIMTPDDCPFHQLAENFFKTNNIQPQQVALVDKETVIRTMIQAGAGLSMMLERDLLQRASAEDEASGLTVWAEQEMYLPLSIVCLQSRKAEVLQQTLFATMTRIFHERS is encoded by the coding sequence ATGGAACTCTATCAGCTGAAAACATTCGTAATGGTGGCCGGGGAGGAGCATTTGACCAGGGCTGCGCGGCGTCTTCATGCAAGTCAGCCAACAGTGAGCGGGCATATAAAAGCGCTTGAGGATGAACTCGGGGTGAATCTGTTTCTCAGAACTCCGAAAGGGATGATCCTCACCCAGGATGGCCGGGCGTTGCAGGCTCATGCCGAGCAGGTGCTCGAGGCGGCTACCGGTATGGCCAGAGCAGCCGAACTGATGCGCGGCAGTGTCCGGGGAGATCTCAGAATCGGTATAAACACTGAGCCCGAATCTCTTTATATTCCGGAATTATTTGATGAAATGGCCAGGAACCACTCACAGGTTACTATGCATATCCTGCAGGCGATGTCCGCCGAGGTTCCTGAGCGGCTGGAAAAAGGTGTTCTGGATTGCGCCTTTGTCTATGGGCCGGTTGTTTCAGACAGGTTGTTTGCGGTTGAGCTGGCGAGGTTTCGGGTGGTGGTGGCGGGCCCGGGTCGGTGGCGGGAGAAGATGTTGAAGAGTGGGGCGGCCGGGCTTGGTGAACTGCCCTGGATAATGACTCCGGATGATTGTCCGTTTCACCAGCTGGCTGAAAACTTCTTCAAAACAAATAATATACAACCACAGCAAGTCGCCCTGGTGGATAAGGAGACCGTTATCCGCACCATGATACAGGCGGGGGCTGGACTGTCCATGATGCTGGAGCGTGATCTTCTTCAAAGGGCGTCGGCCGAAGACGAGGCGTCGGGCTTGACCGTCTGGGCAGAGCAGGAGATGTATCTGCCACTTTCAATCGTTTGTCTTCAAAGCAGAAAAGCTGAAGTGCTCCAGCAGACACTTTTCGCCACCATGACAAGAATATTTCATGAAAGATCCTGA
- a CDS encoding C-GCAxxG-C-C family protein: MQQDELIKKRVRQYYHTEALNCAATNLKILSEIYRVELSAQVIDSAVGMHGAGNYGAQCGLVEGALLFIGIYGRRHNLPDPLIAEQCYDFAREFEEKFTSLRCEILRPGGFQADDPPHLCEQLTVDAITTSVEFVARMKNG; encoded by the coding sequence ATGCAACAGGATGAACTGATCAAAAAACGCGTTAGACAGTATTACCATACCGAGGCCCTCAACTGTGCCGCCACGAACCTGAAAATCTTGTCTGAGATTTACCGTGTCGAGCTTTCAGCACAGGTCATTGACTCTGCCGTGGGCATGCATGGCGCCGGTAACTATGGTGCCCAGTGCGGGCTGGTGGAAGGAGCCTTACTGTTCATCGGCATTTATGGCCGCCGCCATAACCTGCCCGATCCACTGATTGCCGAACAGTGCTACGACTTTGCCAGGGAGTTTGAAGAAAAGTTCACTAGTTTGCGATGCGAGATCCTTCGCCCCGGCGGCTTTCAGGCGGATGACCCGCCTCACCTCTGCGAACAACTGACAGTTGATGCAATCACTACCAGTGTCGAGTTTGTGGCCAGAATGAAAAACGGGTGA
- a CDS encoding AAA family ATPase, whose translation MNFSPSHSASPPSQLSGDDIYRSIQKVNETVAAQSAWLPPLRREIGKMIVGQEHLVERLLVGVLTGGHILLEGLPGLAKTLAVKTLAKAIQTDFKRIQFTPDMLPADIIGTEIYNPQQTSFEVKQGPIFSSLVLADEINRAPAKVQSALLEAMQEKQVTIGDQSFPLPELFLVLATQNPIEQEGTYPLPEAQVDRFMLKVVVDYPTIEQERQILDAMDNTEADVNVMPVATVEDIIASREVINTIYMDEKIRDYIVSLVYSTRDPQSFSLDLQEYIDTGASPRATINLKLVARSLAFLAGRGYVTPDDVKDAAMDVMRHRIRISYEAEAEGVASEDIIRKILDTVPVP comes from the coding sequence ATGAACTTCTCTCCATCACATTCAGCATCTCCACCCTCCCAACTGTCCGGGGATGACATTTATCGATCTATTCAGAAGGTAAATGAAACAGTAGCCGCCCAATCAGCCTGGCTCCCTCCCCTCCGCCGGGAGATTGGCAAGATGATCGTAGGACAAGAGCATCTTGTGGAAAGGCTGCTGGTTGGTGTCCTTACTGGTGGGCATATCCTTCTCGAAGGATTGCCCGGCCTCGCCAAAACCCTGGCAGTGAAAACCCTGGCAAAAGCAATCCAGACTGATTTCAAACGTATCCAGTTTACTCCGGATATGCTGCCTGCCGATATTATCGGCACTGAAATATACAACCCGCAACAAACCTCTTTCGAGGTCAAGCAAGGCCCCATATTTTCGTCTCTGGTTCTCGCAGACGAGATTAACCGTGCTCCGGCCAAGGTGCAGTCTGCCCTCCTTGAAGCTATGCAGGAAAAGCAGGTAACAATAGGCGATCAGAGCTTTCCGCTGCCCGAACTTTTTCTAGTACTGGCCACCCAGAACCCGATCGAGCAGGAGGGTACGTACCCTCTGCCTGAAGCCCAGGTTGACCGCTTCATGCTCAAAGTCGTCGTTGACTACCCCACCATCGAGCAGGAACGACAGATCCTCGACGCCATGGATAATACCGAGGCAGACGTTAATGTTATGCCAGTCGCAACAGTCGAGGACATCATCGCCTCCCGCGAGGTTATAAATACAATCTACATGGACGAAAAGATCAGGGATTACATTGTTTCCCTGGTTTACTCGACCCGTGACCCCCAAAGTTTCAGCCTGGATCTTCAGGAATACATAGATACAGGCGCTTCCCCGCGGGCAACTATCAACCTTAAACTGGTTGCCCGCAGCCTCGCCTTTCTTGCAGGCCGAGGCTATGTAACACCGGATGATGTGAAAGACGCCGCCATGGACGTCATGCGCCATCGCATCCGCATCAGCTACGAAGCTGAAGCAGAGGGTGTCGCCAGTGAAGACATAATCCGCAAGATTCTTGATACTGTACCGGTCCCCTAA
- a CDS encoding DUF4381 domain-containing protein yields the protein MRPRGKKTHFSFLLAALLSPLCAPTLLPAQAEQPLRLLEPGGSGGSAPSSGAPASTTSANVPASLHDIHGPLQTAEPVPWLFYGLIALLAIGILAGIWWWFTRRAKPTPAAIPPSVKARDELMRAREMMTPELQLRYMEVISSILRNYLEQRFQLPTTRQTTREFFSTIARGSSKHSDLKRYGDDLKSCLEQCDMAKFAHCSRTIEGLQEMEDSVLRFINRTERPADEAWQTEVRGDRR from the coding sequence ATGAGACCACGAGGAAAGAAAACACATTTTTCCTTTCTTTTGGCAGCCCTCCTCTCCCCGCTCTGTGCCCCAACCCTTCTGCCGGCACAAGCAGAGCAACCCCTAAGGCTTCTTGAGCCTGGTGGATCTGGCGGGAGCGCCCCCTCCTCTGGCGCTCCCGCCTCAACCACTTCTGCCAACGTTCCAGCCAGCTTACATGACATTCATGGACCGCTCCAGACTGCAGAGCCTGTACCCTGGTTGTTTTACGGGCTTATCGCTTTACTGGCGATCGGCATTCTGGCCGGGATCTGGTGGTGGTTCACCAGGAGAGCGAAGCCCACCCCTGCCGCAATCCCCCCCAGTGTCAAGGCACGGGACGAGCTCATGCGCGCCAGGGAGATGATGACCCCTGAACTGCAGCTCCGTTATATGGAGGTGATTTCCAGCATATTGAGAAATTACCTTGAACAACGTTTTCAGCTGCCCACCACCCGCCAGACAACCCGTGAATTTTTTTCAACCATTGCCCGGGGCAGCAGCAAACATTCAGACCTGAAGCGCTATGGTGACGATCTGAAAAGTTGCCTTGAACAATGCGATATGGCGAAGTTCGCCCACTGCTCTCGAACAATTGAGGGGTTGCAGGAGATGGAGGACAGTGTCTTACGTTTCATCAACCGAACCGAAAGACCGGCCGATGAAGCATGGCAGACTGAAGTTCGGGGGGATCGAAGATAA
- a CDS encoding NIPSNAP family protein — protein sequence MITCYLKYLIDPYQVEAFEQYARMWIPLVNKFGGNHHGYFLPHEGANNIAYALFSFPSLAAYEEYRLQITTDKDCLKAFEHAEKTRCIISFERSFMKPVFD from the coding sequence ATGATCACCTGCTATTTGAAATACCTTATCGATCCGTACCAGGTTGAAGCATTTGAGCAATATGCCAGGATGTGGATTCCGCTGGTCAATAAATTCGGTGGAAATCACCACGGTTACTTCCTGCCCCATGAGGGTGCCAATAATATAGCCTACGCTCTTTTCAGCTTCCCAAGTCTGGCGGCTTATGAAGAGTACAGACTACAGATCACAACAGATAAAGACTGTTTGAAAGCATTCGAACATGCAGAGAAAACACGATGTATTATCAGCTTTGAGCGCAGCTTTATGAAACCTGTTTTTGACTAG
- a CDS encoding vWA domain-containing protein yields MRFLYPHLLWLLLLLPLLAVLKGRAGAAPALIFSSTSVAASLAKAKRTRPAALIPALKLGALALLILAAARPQLGNTTTEIQASGIDIMLAVDVSGSMEAMDFTLDDQPANRLAVVKRVVDQFIDQRPNDRIGLIAFAGRPYLVCPLTLDHQWLRKRLDSLEIGMVEDGTAIGSAIGSGTNRLREQDSKSRIMILLTDGINNAGRIPPLVAAEAAETLDIKVYTIGAGSRGEAPIPVVDSFGRQRIRMARVDIDDKMLSEVAELTGARYFRATNSSSLARIYGEIDAMETTTRTIKKFENYRELFPYLVFCALMLLVIELGISRKKLP; encoded by the coding sequence ATGCGTTTTCTTTATCCTCACCTGCTCTGGCTGTTGTTGCTTTTGCCCCTTCTCGCGGTCCTGAAAGGGCGGGCCGGTGCTGCGCCTGCGCTTATTTTTTCCTCGACCAGCGTGGCCGCCTCTCTTGCCAAGGCTAAACGAACCCGACCAGCCGCCCTGATACCAGCCCTCAAACTTGGGGCACTGGCTCTACTGATTCTGGCTGCAGCGAGACCTCAGCTTGGCAATACCACCACCGAAATTCAGGCAAGCGGCATTGACATAATGCTGGCAGTAGACGTTTCAGGATCCATGGAAGCCATGGACTTCACTCTGGATGACCAGCCTGCCAACAGACTGGCTGTGGTAAAGCGGGTGGTTGATCAGTTTATCGACCAACGCCCCAACGACCGTATCGGCCTGATTGCTTTCGCCGGTCGCCCCTATCTGGTCTGCCCGCTTACCCTTGATCACCAGTGGCTCCGCAAGCGCCTTGACTCATTGGAGATCGGCATGGTTGAGGATGGCACCGCCATCGGCAGCGCCATCGGCAGCGGCACCAATCGGCTGAGAGAACAGGATTCTAAATCGCGGATCATGATCCTCCTGACTGACGGCATCAACAACGCCGGCAGGATACCGCCTCTGGTGGCCGCTGAAGCAGCCGAGACCCTTGATATCAAGGTTTATACCATCGGCGCAGGAAGCCGCGGTGAAGCACCTATTCCTGTTGTTGACAGCTTCGGCCGGCAGCGCATTCGCATGGCAAGGGTCGATATAGACGATAAAATGCTCTCCGAAGTTGCAGAATTGACCGGCGCACGATATTTTCGTGCCACGAATAGTTCATCACTTGCCAGGATCTATGGTGAGATCGATGCTATGGAGACAACAACCCGGACCATCAAAAAATTTGAAAACTACAGGGAGCTCTTTCCATATCTGGTTTTCTGCGCGCTCATGCTGCTTGTGATAGAGCTGGGAATTTCACGTAAAAAGCTCCCCTGA
- a CDS encoding VWA domain-containing protein — MQFAQTPWIFAGLVICAFLAIALHKMQKRRLESLEQFASAQLLGRLTRHISPGRRKLKNSLLVLAVFLLFVALARPQYGFKWVEVKRKGIDILFALDTSKSMLAEDTRPNRLQRAKFGILDFIDKLEGDRIGLMPFAGSSYLMCPLTLDYDSFSASLGTLSTDIIPLGGTNLSEVIRSAERVLSNDSNHKVLVLITDGEDLEGKVIEAAQKAGEKGMTIYTVGVGTADGELIPLPGPQGGFVKDADSKFVTSRLDESTLREIAGATGGIYAPLGRGGEGLETIYQQKLQLIPKEELAERRHKVPVERFSWPLVAAIMLLIIDYLIPERKGNGSLKPAVITTAGRRFRKDTLVTIFLAVCFATLGFAPPQVTAGEGEEAYAREDYLKASEHYREALKDNPRDPVLNYNFGTTAYKNNLFDQATASFTEALNSADLQLQQKAYFNLGNSLYRQGEEQQQANPRAAMKKWQQALDAYDAALQLNSEDRAASENHAYVEKKIEELQDQLKQQQDQQQQNQDQPEQQDGDSSNEQQPESQQGPQEQTDGNKQTPQEQNPQQSDSGEQQQPEGEHKDDTPGDDSANASTPEPTDEQATKETGKNDQQADAQRDLERRELGKMTREEAENLLNELKSEEGDLNFVPGYQGTTDNSSGRDW; from the coding sequence ATGCAGTTTGCCCAAACACCCTGGATATTCGCCGGACTTGTTATCTGCGCATTTCTTGCGATTGCTCTACACAAGATGCAGAAGCGCAGGCTTGAAAGCTTAGAGCAATTCGCCAGTGCGCAGCTGCTTGGCAGACTCACCCGTCACATCTCGCCCGGGAGACGAAAGCTCAAAAACAGTCTGCTTGTGCTCGCCGTTTTCCTGCTCTTTGTAGCCCTTGCCCGTCCTCAATACGGTTTTAAGTGGGTCGAGGTCAAGAGAAAGGGCATCGATATCCTGTTCGCGCTCGACACTTCAAAATCCATGCTGGCAGAAGATACCAGACCCAACCGCCTGCAACGCGCCAAGTTCGGTATCCTCGATTTCATCGACAAGCTGGAGGGTGACCGGATCGGCCTCATGCCCTTTGCAGGCTCGAGCTACCTGATGTGCCCACTCACTCTGGATTACGATTCTTTTTCTGCCTCACTCGGTACTCTCTCCACCGATATTATCCCTCTAGGCGGCACCAATCTCAGCGAGGTCATCCGTTCTGCCGAACGGGTCTTGAGTAACGACTCCAATCATAAAGTGCTGGTGCTCATTACCGACGGCGAAGACCTGGAGGGCAAGGTTATAGAGGCTGCCCAAAAGGCCGGAGAAAAAGGCATGACAATCTATACCGTCGGTGTGGGAACCGCCGATGGTGAGCTGATCCCACTGCCCGGCCCCCAGGGAGGTTTTGTCAAAGATGCTGACAGCAAATTTGTAACCTCCCGCCTTGATGAAAGTACGCTTAGGGAAATCGCGGGTGCAACCGGCGGCATCTATGCCCCCCTTGGCAGAGGTGGTGAAGGACTTGAAACTATTTATCAGCAGAAACTCCAGCTTATTCCCAAAGAAGAGCTGGCCGAACGCAGACACAAAGTTCCTGTCGAGCGGTTCAGCTGGCCGCTTGTTGCCGCGATCATGCTGCTCATAATCGATTATCTTATTCCTGAGAGAAAAGGAAATGGCTCCCTGAAACCGGCCGTCATTACAACGGCCGGCAGAAGGTTCAGGAAAGATACCCTGGTGACCATATTTCTCGCTGTCTGTTTCGCCACTCTTGGCTTTGCCCCACCGCAGGTTACCGCCGGCGAAGGTGAAGAGGCGTACGCCCGTGAGGACTACCTGAAAGCTTCCGAGCATTACCGGGAGGCTCTCAAAGACAACCCCCGCGACCCGGTACTGAATTATAATTTCGGCACAACTGCGTATAAAAACAACCTCTTCGATCAGGCTACAGCCTCTTTTACAGAAGCCCTCAACTCAGCCGACCTCCAGCTGCAACAAAAAGCGTATTTCAATCTCGGCAACTCCCTGTACAGGCAAGGTGAAGAGCAGCAGCAGGCGAACCCCCGGGCTGCGATGAAAAAATGGCAGCAAGCCCTGGACGCCTATGACGCAGCCCTGCAGCTCAACAGTGAAGACCGGGCTGCGTCTGAAAACCATGCCTATGTTGAAAAGAAGATAGAAGAACTCCAAGACCAGCTGAAGCAACAGCAGGATCAACAGCAGCAAAACCAGGATCAACCGGAACAGCAGGACGGTGACTCCAGCAACGAACAGCAGCCGGAAAGTCAACAAGGCCCACAGGAACAGACTGACGGGAACAAGCAAACCCCGCAGGAGCAGAACCCTCAGCAGTCTGACTCAGGTGAACAGCAACAACCTGAAGGGGAACACAAAGATGACACCCCCGGTGACGATTCAGCCAACGCATCCACACCTGAACCAACTGATGAGCAGGCAACTAAAGAGACCGGTAAAAATGACCAGCAGGCTGACGCACAACGCGATCTTGAACGCAGAGAGCTTGGGAAAATGACTCGGGAAGAGGCCGAAAACCTGTTAAACGAGTTAAAAAGCGAGGAAGGTGATTTGAACTTCGTTCCCGGCTATCAGGGCACGACCGATAACAGCTCAGGGAGGGACTGGTAA
- a CDS encoding DUF58 domain-containing protein: METQLTRDILKKVRQIEVRTNRLVNDSLAGSYNSVFKGRGMNFDEVREYVPGDDVRAIDWNVTARTGIPHIKKFTEERELTIMLMIDISSSGEFGSSDSSKREIMAEIGSVLAFSAVRNNDKVGLILYTDFVELYIPPKKGRSHILRVIREILFFTPRGTLTDLKVPLDFVNRVAKRKCVAFLISDFCLPGSFNDSLQDVLPALRVTNRRHDLISLIISDPRESELPDVGWITLEDAESGQQVDLNTSDAQVRNEYAQLAQERKDLTNRAIRSCGVDLLELNTDSPYMPPLLGFFQTRMRRAVR; the protein is encoded by the coding sequence ATGGAAACACAACTTACCAGGGACATATTAAAAAAGGTGAGGCAGATTGAAGTCCGCACCAACAGGCTGGTTAATGACAGCCTGGCGGGCAGCTATAATTCTGTCTTTAAGGGGCGCGGCATGAACTTCGACGAGGTGCGGGAATACGTACCAGGCGACGATGTGCGTGCCATTGACTGGAATGTCACCGCCAGAACCGGTATACCACATATAAAAAAGTTCACCGAAGAGCGTGAGCTGACGATTATGCTGATGATCGACATCAGCAGCTCCGGAGAGTTTGGTTCTTCCGACTCATCGAAGCGTGAGATCATGGCCGAGATTGGCTCTGTGCTCGCCTTTTCAGCTGTTCGCAACAACGACAAGGTTGGCTTGATACTCTACACCGACTTCGTTGAACTTTACATACCGCCCAAGAAAGGGCGTTCACATATACTGAGAGTTATTCGCGAGATACTCTTTTTTACACCCAGAGGGACCTTGACTGACCTCAAGGTCCCTCTGGATTTCGTAAACCGTGTGGCTAAACGCAAATGCGTGGCCTTCCTTATATCTGATTTCTGCCTGCCTGGCTCATTTAATGATTCCCTGCAGGATGTACTTCCGGCGCTGAGGGTAACTAACCGGCGCCACGACCTTATCTCACTCATCATTTCTGACCCAAGAGAGTCAGAACTTCCCGACGTCGGCTGGATCACTCTGGAAGATGCAGAAAGCGGTCAGCAGGTTGACCTTAACACCTCTGATGCCCAGGTTCGTAACGAATATGCCCAGCTTGCTCAAGAGCGAAAAGATTTGACCAACCGGGCCATTCGATCATGTGGCGTCGATCTGCTCGAACTCAACACCGACAGTCCATATATGCCCCCGCTACTTGGTTTTTTTCAAACCAGAATGAGGAGAGCTGTACGATGA
- a CDS encoding carboxymuconolactone decarboxylase family protein, protein MQSQIDINEDRLKYLAQLNQALPEVMEHEKAKWDTVYKDGALSSKVKRLMALAVALRAGCTHCVVGQTMRSLEAGATRQEILEAISVNMSMSGTTGIAESLRVLRLLDELGK, encoded by the coding sequence ATGCAAAGTCAGATTGATATAAACGAAGACAGGTTGAAATATCTTGCTCAACTCAACCAGGCCCTTCCGGAGGTTATGGAACATGAGAAGGCCAAGTGGGATACTGTCTATAAGGATGGAGCACTCAGCAGCAAAGTAAAGAGGTTGATGGCTTTGGCCGTGGCCCTCAGAGCTGGCTGCACTCACTGTGTCGTTGGTCAAACCATGCGATCTCTTGAGGCTGGTGCCACCCGGCAAGAGATACTTGAGGCAATCTCAGTAAATATGTCTATGAGTGGCACTACCGGGATCGCTGAATCGCTGCGGGTTCTCAGGCTTCTTGATGAGTTGGGAAAATAA